A window of Oceanotoga teriensis contains these coding sequences:
- the flgC gene encoding flagellar basal body rod protein FlgC: MDGLFKSMNISGSGMSAERFRLNIISQNLSNANTTRTDNGGPYRRKSVSFEEVLNGSMSNSESFGGVKVSSINEDQAPFRLEYEPDNPDADENGYVRYPNVNALREMIDMISAQRAYEFNATAVNTAKTMYNSALNIGK; the protein is encoded by the coding sequence ATGGATGGCTTGTTTAAAAGCATGAATATTTCTGGAAGTGGAATGTCTGCAGAAAGATTTAGATTGAATATTATTTCTCAAAATCTATCCAATGCAAATACAACAAGAACTGATAATGGAGGACCTTATAGACGAAAATCTGTTTCTTTTGAAGAAGTTTTAAATGGTTCTATGAGTAATTCAGAAAGTTTTGGTGGAGTTAAAGTAAGCTCAATAAATGAAGATCAAGCTCCATTTCGTCTTGAATATGAACCTGATAATCCTGATGCAGATGAAAATGGCTATGTTAGATATCCAAATGTAAATGCATTGCGTGAAATGATAGATATGATATCTGCACAAAGGGCTTATGAATTCAATGCAACTGCTGTAAATACAGCTAAAACAATGTATAATTCGGCCTTAAATATTGGAAAATAA
- a CDS encoding monomeric [FeFe] hydrogenase, translating to MRSFIFNEVMKLRRQTLIKMAEMYENNQLEDEIDKLPKIMLPGPEGKYRGSVYHEREVLKNRIKNYLGLDYDKTKDKELYELTPFLDEILSGKSDLKSEKFVQVIKEACDSCPSGRYYVTDLCRNCVAHSCMNACPKNAISFENGRAVIDTEKCIGCGLCSKSCSYFAIVKLERPCERACSVNAVIKDEDNSAKINEEKCVNCGNCYISCPFGAVETPSYLMNVLYSLKNFKNNIAIFAPAIVSQFGPKVSIGQIKDALKKAGFDNAYEVAIGADIVAQEEAELLDNTEELVTTSCCPAFVEYIKKHQHKYIKNISPAPSPMIALAKKVKEENKDSNIIFIGPCIAKKSEAYNSNYIDYVITFEELGALLIAKNIEPTDFENEDIEGSYDAWNFAASGGVTKAVENRMKKENITTLKMNGLEEGKQIFKDLEKENINLLEGMACFGGCISGPGVLINPRVANNGLKKIKTLDKI from the coding sequence ATGAGATCTTTTATATTTAATGAAGTTATGAAATTGAGAAGACAAACCCTTATAAAAATGGCAGAAATGTATGAAAATAATCAATTAGAAGATGAAATCGATAAATTACCAAAAATAATGCTTCCAGGCCCTGAAGGTAAGTATAGAGGTTCTGTGTATCATGAAAGAGAAGTTTTAAAAAATAGGATAAAAAATTATTTAGGATTGGATTATGATAAAACAAAAGACAAAGAACTTTATGAATTAACTCCTTTTTTAGATGAAATATTATCTGGAAAAAGTGATTTAAAATCAGAAAAATTTGTTCAAGTTATAAAAGAAGCATGTGATTCTTGCCCTTCTGGAAGATATTATGTAACTGATTTATGTAGGAATTGTGTGGCACACTCATGTATGAATGCATGTCCTAAAAATGCTATATCTTTTGAAAATGGAAGAGCTGTTATAGATACTGAAAAGTGTATAGGTTGTGGACTATGTTCTAAATCATGTTCTTATTTTGCAATAGTAAAATTAGAAAGACCTTGTGAAAGAGCTTGTTCAGTAAATGCTGTAATAAAAGATGAAGATAATTCCGCAAAAATAAATGAAGAAAAATGTGTTAATTGTGGAAATTGTTATATTTCTTGTCCTTTTGGAGCTGTAGAAACTCCATCTTATCTCATGAATGTTCTTTACAGTTTAAAAAATTTTAAAAATAATATAGCTATTTTTGCACCTGCCATTGTTTCGCAGTTTGGTCCAAAAGTAAGCATAGGTCAAATAAAAGATGCATTAAAAAAAGCAGGTTTTGATAATGCATATGAAGTTGCTATAGGTGCTGATATTGTAGCTCAAGAAGAAGCAGAACTGTTAGATAATACTGAAGAATTAGTAACAACATCTTGTTGTCCTGCATTTGTTGAATATATAAAAAAACATCAACATAAATATATAAAAAATATTTCACCTGCACCATCACCTATGATTGCTTTGGCAAAAAAAGTTAAAGAAGAAAATAAAGATTCAAATATTATATTTATAGGACCATGTATAGCAAAAAAATCAGAAGCTTACAACAGTAATTATATTGATTATGTCATCACATTTGAAGAATTAGGTGCTTTATTAATAGCTAAAAATATTGAACCAACAGACTTTGAAAATGAAGACATAGAAGGTAGTTATGATGCTTGGAACTTTGCTGCTTCTGGTGGAGTTACAAAAGCTGTAGAGAATAGGATGAAAAAAGAAAATATAACAACTTTAAAAATGAATGGGCTTGAAGAAGGAAAACAAATTTTTAAAGATTTAGAAAAAGAAAACATAAACCTTCTTGAAGGAATGGCTTGCTTTGGAGGATGTATATCAGGACCAGGTGTTTTAATAAATCCAAGAGTTGCAAATAACGGATTAAAAAAAATCAAAACTTTAGATAAAATATAA
- the fliE gene encoding flagellar hook-basal body complex protein FliE: protein MINRINKIGLESIKNTDLNKNNKNLNFSKMLNDAINDVNSLQNISDKATNDYATGKINDVHQVIIAAEKASLSLRLTTEVTTKIIDSYKEIMRMQL, encoded by the coding sequence TTGATAAACAGAATAAATAAAATCGGTTTAGAAAGTATTAAAAATACTGATTTAAATAAAAATAATAAAAATTTAAACTTTTCAAAAATGCTTAATGATGCTATAAATGATGTAAACAGTTTACAAAATATTTCTGATAAAGCTACAAATGATTATGCAACTGGAAAAATTAATGATGTACATCAAGTCATTATAGCTGCTGAAAAGGCTTCTCTATCTTTGAGATTGACTACAGAAGTAACGACAAAAATAATAGATTCTTATAAAGAAATAATGAGAATGCAATTATAA